Proteins from a single region of Psychrobacter cryohalolentis K5:
- a CDS encoding 2OG-Fe(II) oxygenase, whose translation MTKIISNLDVTTLVVDNPIGKENPPLLSLNSTNYNNQALPTQHLLQSSDFEVNWEHKLTDKQLDTFVDDGWLIIDDVFERKALVALQAESGFIDYRDAQLTAGIRISDIRGDKIRWITKDFFAGFYYLHSINALATLFNQSLYAGIRHSEAHYACYPVGFGYLWHSDNPAGRNERVVSAVFYLNDEWSASDGGALEIVDKHGVHHNVMPVANRLVIFDSDLQHQVQIAHRQRYSIATWMRRDGLVPFIEDVI comes from the coding sequence ATGACGAAGATTATTAGCAATCTTGATGTAACGACGTTGGTGGTTGATAATCCAATAGGTAAGGAGAATCCGCCACTGTTATCTTTAAATTCTACTAACTATAATAATCAGGCGCTGCCGACCCAACATTTATTACAATCCTCTGATTTTGAGGTTAATTGGGAACACAAGCTGACAGATAAACAGTTGGATACGTTTGTTGATGATGGTTGGCTCATTATTGACGATGTCTTTGAACGAAAAGCCTTAGTAGCACTGCAAGCGGAAAGTGGCTTTATTGATTATCGTGATGCTCAGCTAACGGCGGGTATTCGTATCAGTGATATTCGCGGTGATAAAATACGCTGGATTACCAAAGACTTTTTTGCAGGGTTTTATTATCTGCACAGTATCAATGCGCTTGCTACTTTGTTCAATCAAAGCTTGTACGCTGGTATTCGCCATAGCGAGGCGCATTATGCGTGTTATCCAGTAGGTTTTGGCTATCTATGGCATAGTGATAATCCGGCTGGACGTAATGAACGCGTTGTCTCGGCAGTGTTTTATCTTAATGATGAGTGGTCAGCAAGTGACGGCGGCGCGCTAGAAATCGTTGATAAACATGGTGTCCATCATAATGTAATGCCTGTCGCTAATAGGCTTGTAATATTTGATAGTGACTTACAGCATCAAGTGCAAATCGCCCATCGTCAGCGTTATTCTATCGCGACTTGGATGCGCCGTGATGGCTTAGTGCCTTTTATTGAAGACGTTATTTAA
- a CDS encoding 23S rRNA (adenine(2030)-N(6))-methyltransferase RlmJ, giving the protein MNYKHAYHAGNFADVVKHILLVQLLNQMGQKNKPFYVLDAYGGRGLYSLGSEEARKTGEAKGGIQALVKADVEKAPAAIKDYMEGIKQARFTYDKKVYPGSPWWIAHHVEKNPDAGVRGEAFEAKASEYDALNYQLHKLPIGIHHRNAFEGIAAVIPPKEKRGLIFLDPPYEQEHKDFTRLIDLLVHSYNKWPQGTYALWFPIKNIDAVELFYKKLKRTEMRRQLVCELNIYPKDIAVGLNGTGLLVINPPWQFDNQAREILRFLQPVLKVADAPDLTPDSATTVRWLVGE; this is encoded by the coding sequence ATGAATTATAAACACGCCTATCATGCTGGTAACTTTGCCGATGTTGTTAAACACATTCTATTGGTACAACTACTGAACCAAATGGGGCAAAAAAACAAACCTTTTTATGTGCTTGATGCTTATGGCGGTCGTGGACTGTATTCGCTCGGCAGTGAAGAGGCGCGCAAGACTGGTGAAGCCAAAGGCGGTATCCAAGCTTTGGTAAAAGCCGATGTCGAAAAAGCACCAGCTGCCATCAAAGACTATATGGAAGGCATTAAGCAAGCCCGTTTTACCTATGACAAAAAAGTCTATCCGGGTTCGCCATGGTGGATTGCCCATCATGTTGAAAAAAATCCAGATGCTGGCGTGCGCGGTGAAGCGTTTGAAGCCAAAGCCAGTGAATATGATGCATTGAATTATCAGCTGCATAAATTGCCAATTGGTATTCATCATCGCAATGCTTTTGAAGGTATCGCTGCCGTGATTCCGCCAAAAGAAAAGCGCGGTTTGATCTTTTTAGATCCTCCTTATGAGCAGGAACATAAAGACTTCACGCGTTTGATTGATTTGTTGGTGCATTCTTATAACAAGTGGCCACAAGGCACTTATGCATTATGGTTCCCAATCAAGAACATCGACGCGGTTGAGCTGTTCTATAAAAAACTCAAGCGTACTGAGATGAGACGTCAGCTGGTTTGTGAGCTAAATATTTATCCTAAAGATATCGCTGTCGGTCTGAACGGTACAGGGCTACTTGTGATCAATCCGCCATGGCAGTTCGATAACCAAGCGCGTGAGATACTACGTTTCTTACAGCCTGTATTAAAAGTTGCTGATGCACCAGATTT
- the dapE gene encoding succinyl-diaminopimelate desuccinylase, producing the protein MSDFDKNRNTQSQTQATHQQATLDLSIALLERPSVTPDDDGCQDILSERLTQAGFDCEFMYYGDRQAKGEHAEVKNLWARRGNTNPVICFAGHTDVVPTGDEKNWTYPPFTPTIADGYLWARGAADMKTGIAAFTVAAERFVANHPEHNGSIAFLITSDEEGPSINGTVKVVETLEARNEKITYCLVGEPSSTDTLGDIIKNGRRGSLGAVLTVTGKQGHVAYPHLASNPIHAAMSALAELTNATWDNGNDYFPATSLQISNINSGTGATNVIPETLEAVFNFRFSTETSEDELKAKTHAIFDRYFADSKAAYDIHWKLSGQPFLTPEGKLVSACQQAIKSVTGTDTTLSTSGGTSDGRFIAPTGAQVVELGVRNATIHQVDEKVEVDDLGKLAQIYEGILENLLLD; encoded by the coding sequence ATGTCAGATTTTGATAAAAACCGAAATACTCAGTCTCAGACGCAAGCAACTCATCAACAAGCAACCTTGGACTTAAGCATCGCCCTACTTGAACGTCCATCAGTGACGCCAGATGATGACGGCTGCCAAGACATATTGTCTGAGCGGCTAACGCAAGCAGGCTTCGACTGCGAGTTTATGTATTACGGTGATAGACAAGCAAAAGGCGAACACGCTGAGGTTAAAAACTTATGGGCGCGCCGCGGTAATACCAATCCAGTCATTTGCTTTGCAGGTCATACTGACGTCGTCCCAACAGGCGATGAAAAAAATTGGACCTATCCGCCCTTTACCCCAACCATTGCAGATGGCTATTTATGGGCGCGTGGTGCCGCTGATATGAAAACTGGTATTGCCGCTTTTACCGTCGCTGCTGAGCGTTTCGTTGCCAATCATCCTGAGCACAATGGCTCTATTGCTTTTTTAATCACCTCAGATGAAGAAGGCCCTTCTATTAACGGCACAGTCAAGGTAGTAGAAACGCTAGAAGCGCGCAATGAGAAAATTACGTACTGCTTGGTTGGTGAACCATCAAGCACGGATACATTAGGCGATATCATCAAGAATGGTCGTCGTGGCTCACTCGGCGCAGTACTTACCGTCACTGGTAAACAAGGTCATGTTGCCTACCCGCACCTTGCCTCAAATCCCATTCATGCGGCTATGTCGGCACTCGCAGAACTGACCAATGCTACTTGGGATAATGGCAATGATTACTTCCCTGCGACTTCACTACAAATATCTAATATCAATAGTGGAACGGGCGCAACCAACGTCATTCCTGAAACCTTAGAAGCTGTATTTAACTTCCGCTTTTCAACAGAAACGTCTGAAGATGAACTAAAAGCAAAAACCCACGCTATCTTTGATAGATATTTCGCTGATAGCAAAGCAGCTTATGATATTCATTGGAAATTATCTGGTCAGCCTTTTTTGACGCCTGAAGGTAAATTGGTCTCAGCATGCCAGCAAGCGATTAAATCTGTGACTGGAACCGATACGACATTATCAACTTCTGGCGGCACATCAGATGGACGCTTTATTGCACCAACGGGTGCGCAAGTGGTCGAACTTGGTGTGCGTAATGCCACTATTCATCAAGTTGATGAAAAAGTTGAAGTAGACGACTTAGGAAAATTGGCGCAGATTTATGAAGGGATTTTAGAGAATTTACTATTAGATTAA
- a CDS encoding GyrI-like domain-containing protein encodes MTAPIQELTDVQTCTGISVRTTNTDEISHETAKLGKLWQNFYKNHVSQLEKGQDIYGIYHNYESDDVGAFDVVASWKVESQQKQSDNDDTTNTVKATKNKNASNLTTVTIPAGKYMVFSEYGNMPNTVMNAWEKAWTYFNDPSCEHTRTYNVDFERYVEGKLEYGQVELYIGIE; translated from the coding sequence ATGACTGCACCAATCCAAGAACTAACCGACGTACAAACTTGCACAGGCATCAGCGTACGCACCACCAACACCGATGAAATCAGCCATGAAACGGCAAAGTTAGGCAAGCTATGGCAAAATTTTTACAAAAATCACGTGAGCCAACTTGAAAAGGGTCAGGATATCTATGGTATCTATCATAACTATGAGAGTGATGATGTAGGCGCTTTTGATGTGGTTGCGAGTTGGAAGGTGGAAAGTCAGCAAAAACAGTCAGACAATGACGATACGACCAATACTGTCAAAGCTACTAAGAATAAAAATGCAAGCAACCTAACAACGGTTACTATTCCTGCAGGAAAATACATGGTGTTTTCTGAATACGGTAACATGCCTAATACCGTGATGAATGCATGGGAAAAAGCGTGGACGTATTTCAATGATCCAAGCTGTGAGCATACTCGAACTTATAACGTCGACTTTGAGCGTTACGTTGAGGGTAAGTTAGAATATGGTCAAGTCGAGCTGTATATTGGTATTGAGTAA
- the iscX gene encoding Fe-S cluster assembly protein IscX yields MTPQKLKWTDSLDIAIELYEKFPETDPQYIRFTDLHRWVTELEGFDDDPQRSNEGILEAIQMNWIDEAD; encoded by the coding sequence ATGACCCCGCAGAAGTTAAAATGGACAGACAGCTTAGATATTGCCATTGAGCTTTATGAAAAATTCCCAGAGACCGATCCGCAGTATATTCGCTTTACGGATTTGCATCGCTGGGTGACGGAGCTTGAAGGCTTTGACGATGATCCGCAACGCTCCAATGAAGGTATCTTAGAAGCGATTCAGATGAATTGGATCGACGAAGCGGACTAG